The genome window TTTCCTGACACCAATAGACCTGGCACTGAAAAAACCTGTGGGAGCGAGCTTGCTCGCGATAGCGGTACACCAGCCACCACTGATGTACCTGACCTGGCCCCATCGCGAGCAAGCTCGCTCCCACAGAGGAATGTGTTCGGCCAGTGGAACAAGCAGGCTTACCGCTTTGCCCACCCCTGGTCAAAACGCCCAAAAAATAGAGCAAATTGGCATATTTCACTGCCCACCCCACCCCCCTAACCTAGATCCCAACAACCCACCCCCGGATCAAGGACATAACAAAAATGACTGAATACAAACTGGCGCTGGTCGGCTTCGGCGGTGTGAACCGGGCATTGGCTCAGCTGATTGCCGAGCGTAACGAAAGCTGGAAAACCGACCTCGGCTTCACCCTGAAAATCGTCGGCGTCACCGACCTGTTCCTCGGTTCGGTGATGGACCGCCACGGCCTCGACGCCGCGTCACTGGCCAGACTGCCAGCCACCCAAGGCGCCATGGCCCAACTCCCCGGCGGCACCGTCGACGCCCTCAACGAAGCCGTGATCAAAGACTGCGGCGCCGACATCATCGCCGAAGCCACCTTCACCAACCCGGTGGACGGCGAGCCCGCTACCTCGTTCTGCCGCTGGGCCCTGGAGCGCGGCAAACACGTGGTCACCACCAACAAAGGCCCCATCGCCCTGCACGGCGCCGAACTCAAAGCCCTGGCCCAACGCAACAACGTCGCTTTCGAATACGAAGGCTCGGTCATGAGCGGCACCCCCGTCATTCGCCTTGCTAAACAATCCCTGGCCGGCAGCTCGATCAGCGGTTTCGAAGGCATCCTCAACGGCACTTCCAACTTCGTCCTCACCTGCATGGAAGGTGGATTGGGGTTTGCCGAAGCGGTCAAAAAAGCCCAGGAACTGGGCTACGCCGAAGCCGACCCCACCGCGGACGTCGAAGGCCATGACGTGCGCCTCAAAATCGTGATCCTCGCCAACGAACTGCTGGACGCCAAGCTCACCGTCAACGACGTCACCTGCAGCGGCATCTCCGCCCTCAGCCTCGCCGACATCGAAAAAGCCCGCCACGACGGTGCCCGCTGGAAACTCATCGGCGCCGCCACGCGCCAGGCCGACGGCTCCATCAGCGCCAGCGTCGAACCGCGCCTGCTGAGTAACGACCACCCACTGGCCAGCGTCAGCGGCGCCACCAACGCTGTGTCGTTCACCAGTGAACTGCTTGGCGCCGTGACCGTCTCGGGCCCCGGCGCAGGCCGCACCGAAACCGCCTTCGCGCTGCTGTCGGACATCATCCACATCCACCAATCGGCAACCCGCAAACAGGAGCACAACCTGTGAACGTATCGCGCCTGGCCCTGGCGGTCGTCGAACCGCACATCGAAGTCCTCAACCCATTCGACGGCAGCGTCGTCGGCACCGTCGCAGACCTCAAAGCCTCAGAAGTCCCGCAACTGCTCGAGACCGGCCGCAACGGCGTCAAAGCCTGTGCCTTACTGCCGCGTCATCGTCGCGCTAGCATTCTCGAACAGGCCGCACTGAACATCGAACGCGACGCCAAGGCCTTCGCCCGGCTGATCGTCGACGAAGCCGGCAAGACCCTCAAACAGGCGGAAAAAGAAGTCAAACGCTGCGTCAACACCCTCAAGCTCTCCGCCGAAGAAGCCAAGCGCAACGCCGGCGAAATCGTGCCGTTCGACGCCTACGAAGGCGCCGAATCGCGCCAAGGCTGGTTCACCCGCGACCCCCTGGGCCTGATCGTCGCCATCACCCCCTACAACGACCCGCTGAACCTGGTCGCCCACAAACTCGGCCCGGCCATCGCCGGCGGCAACGCGGTGATCCTCAAACCGTCCGAACTGGCACCGTTGTCAGCCCTCAAACTGGTCTCGTACCTAGTCGCCGCCGGCCTGCCCGAAACCGTAGTCACCGTCGCCACTGGCGGCGCCGAACTCGGCAAAACCCTGGTCGCCGCCCGTGACGTGCGCATGATCTCCTTCACCGGCGGCTTCGTCACCGGCGAACAAATCGCCCGCACCGCAGGCCTGAAAAAACTCGCCATGGACCTCGGCGGCAACGCCCCCGTCATCGTCATGGCCGACTGCAACCTCGACGCCGCCGTCGACAGCTGCATCTCCGGCGCCTTCTGGGCCGCCGGGCAAAACTGCATCGGCACCCAACGCCTGCTCATCCACGCACCGATCTACGCCGCCTTCCGAGAACGCTTCGTCCACCAGGCCCAAGCCCTCGTCGTCGGCAACCCACTGCTCGCCAACACCGACATCGGCCCGATGATCACCCACCAAGCCGCGCAAAACGCCGAACACGTGGTCAACGAAGCCCTGCAACAAGGCGCTACCTTACTCTGCGGCCACCGCCGCCAAGGCGCCTGCTACGCCGCGACCGTGTTGGAAAACGTCGACCATGCCAGCCGACTCTGGCGCAACGAGGTCTTCGCACCGGTGGTGGTGTTGCAGCCGTTCGAGACGTTTGATGAAGCCATTGCGCTGGCTAACGAACCTGATTACGCGCTTCATGCCGGGATTTTCACCAATGACCTGTCCACGGCTATGAGTGCCGCACGACGGATCGAGGCGGGAGGGGTGATGATCAACGACTCCTCCGATTTTCGTTTCGATGCGATGCCGTTCGGGGGCTCCAAGTACGGCAGTTTGGGCAGGGAAGGGGTGCGGTTTGCGTACGAGGAAATGACCCAGCCGAAGGTGGTTTGTTTGAATACGCTGGGTTGATAGGTCAGGTTGTTGGCATCGGGCAGGTTGGTCACCTGCCCGATTTTTTGCGGCATCCCAAAGAGCCTCGAGTCTTGCGCTTCACAAATGTTTTTCCGGGGCTGTCGGGCAAATCGTCCTGGCTCATCTAAGCTGAATTTTCCTGGAAAACGCGCCAAGTGCCTTCTCGTACGAATGCGGCCAACCCGGCTTGCGGCACCGCTCAGCAGCCAGGCGGGAGGAAGGATGCCGAACGTACTGGTGGTGGTCTGGGACTTCGATACACGCCGATTAAGGGTCCCCGTCGAGAATAGTCTTCTCGGCATACAACTTAGGATCGGGGCTTTGTTGTCCATGGCGAGAACGGCCTTCGCCAAACATGTCGATCAACATCAACTGAATTATTGCCTGGTCGTCGCCCCCGAGTATCTTTTCTCCAAGGACATGCCTGTCTCGTTTATGTCGGAGGAGGAAAAAGAAATCATCCGGGCAACATTGGCAGATATTTCAACGAGAAATCCGTGGCTGATACTGGTCCCTGGCACGACGCTCTGGTTCAAATCAATGTTGCGCCCGGAATCCAGGGCGCTGAAAAGGGAAACCGGTAAGTTGAAATCATGGGGACCGGCCAGAAATATCAACAAGGCAAAATATCGTGTGGAGATGGATGCGGTTGTGAATGAAATCCCGGAGCGGGACCGCATCAGTAAAGGGATCTATGGCCATCATGCAGCGACTACGAAGGAGGAGATCGCGAAAATCGAATCAAGAGGGGCGGAAGCCAGGGACGGAATCGTCAGAAATACCGGCTTCATCATTTGGAATGGAAACGTCTTCTATCAGCATAAACGCTACCCCAATATCGGAAATGATGGGTTGGACGAACTGGCCGGGGCGCAGTTCTGGGCCGATAAGATATTCATGCCGGGCAGTTATCGGGAAGCCCCGGCTATCCATGGGCTGCAACTGGCTTTGGAAATCTGCGCAGAGCATTTCATTGGCGCGACGGTTTTGCATAAGAACAACGTCCTGGATTTCCATATCCTGGTCTCGGCCAGCATTGCTCTTGCTAAAGCTCGCGTGGGCGTAAAACACGGAGGATATGTGGTTCACGCTGATTCAGGCGGCAGTTCAGTCTACCGACGCGAAGGCAGGGACTTGGTTCTGCTCCAAGCCATCGATGAAACCGAAATAGGCTTGTTGGGTGTTGAAGCTGGTCGCGCCAGGAGTTTTGTTTGCGCGATTGCCTAGACCGAGCCTGACCTCGCCGAAAGAGCTGCGGCGGATGTGAAATCCAGATCCGCGCTTACCCCGGGTATTGAGTGACTGAGCCTTCGGAATCAACCCCATCAAAACAACTGACCCACCGCTATAACAAGCATTTCACCCCAGCCCCTGGGGGCAGTCCCCCCTGTGGGAGCCCCCCCTGTGGGAGCCGAGCTTGCTCGCGATAGCGGCACACCAGTCAACATCAATACCTCAGACCCACCACCGCACAAGCCGCTCACCACGTCCCGCTTCCCTTCATGCCGCCGATGGCGACAAATCTAAACCCCCGTGTGGCTCCCCCACCAAGTAGCGTTCAAAGCACCGAGTGTGCAGCCAACGTCGTCGATCTCTCCAAAAATTAACTTCTGCAAACGTTCAAGGCTGAAACGTATCAGCTCCAAGAAAAAACCAAAATATGCACAAATGCATTTTTTCCTTGACCCGCAGGGGGGCGTCTCTACAAGGTGATTTTACTGTATGCGCATCCAGTATTTCTCAAGCATCATTTATTTGAATCCATTCATGGACGAGGTATTACCTTATGAAAACCACCACTGAAAAATTCGGTGTAACCCCCCATCAACCCAGCCTCTGGACCCGCGCTGATGCGCTGAAAGTCCGGGCGGACGATCCCACCACCACGCAGCCGCTGGTCAGCGCGGATTTCCCGGTACTGAACAATGACGTGTTCATCTGGGACACCATGCCCCTGCGCGACTTGGACGGTAACGTGACATCCGTCGATGGCTGGTCGGTGATCTTCACCCTGACGGCCGATCGTCATCCAAACGACCCGCAGTACCTCGACGAGGACGGCAACTACGACATCCTCCGCGATTGGAACGATCGTCACGGTCGGGCAAAGATGTACTACTGGTTTTCTCGTACCGGCAAGAACTGGGAATTCGGTGGCCGCGTGATGGCCGAAGGGGTTTCGCCGACCGCTCGCGAATGGGCCGGCACGCCGATTCTGTTGAACGACCGAGGTGAAGTGGACCTGTATTACACCGCCGTCACCCCAGGCGCGACCATCGTCAAGGTGCGCGGTCGGGTCGTGACCACTGAACACGGTGTCAGCATGGTCGGCTTCGAGAAGGTCAAGCCACTGTTCGAGGCCGACGGCAAGATGTACCAGACCGAAGCCCAAAACGCCTTCTGGGGTTTCCGCGACCCATGGCCTTTCCGCGACCCGAACGACGGCAAGCTGTACATGCTGTTCGAGGGCAACGTGGCCGGTGAGCGCGGCTCGCACAAAGTGGGCGAGGCCGAAATCGGCGATGTACCACCGGGCTATGAAGATGTCGGCAACTCGCGCTACCAGACCGCCTGTGTAGGCATCGCCGTCGCCCGCGACGCAGACGGTGACGACTGGGAAATGTTGCCGCCCCTGCTGACCGCCGTGGGCGTCAACGACCAGACCGAACGCCCGCACTTCGTGTTCCAGGATGGCAAGTACTACCTGTTCACGATCAGCCACACCTTCACCTATGGCGACGGCGTGACCGGGCCGGACGGCGTGTACGGTTTTGTCGCGGACTCGCTGTTCGGCCCCTACGTGCCGCTCAACGGTTCCGGCCTGGTGCTGGGCAACCCGTCCTCCCAGCCATTCCAGACCTACTCGCACTACGTGATGCCAAACGGCCTGGTGACCTCCTTTATCGACAGCGTACCGACCGACGAAACCGGCACACAGATTCGTGTCGGTGGCACTGAGGCACCCACGGTGGGCATGAAAATAAAAGGGCAGCAGACGTTTGTGGTGGCTGAGTACGACTATGGGTACATCCCGCCGATGCTCGACGTTACGCTTAAGTAATAGCAACGCCGGGATTTCAGGCAGCGGGTTTGAGGTCGATGACAAAACCGTTGTGGATATGATCGAGATATTCCGCCTGATTTATTGCGATGTTGGTCGCAACCTCCATTGAACAACGAGTCGTAATCTTCTTCGCGACTGGCTGCAAGGATGCAGCCAGTCGCGAATGCATTCCCCTTCGACGTATGTACACAAGCGCCTCTGTGGGAGCGAGCTTGCTCGCGATAGCGGTGCATCAGCAACCTTCCAGCCAGCTGTTTATCGTGACTCCACGAGACTAGCCAAGACCGACATCGCCTTGCGCCATTGCCTACAACTACGCCAGAATCCGCCGGCTTGTGCCCTTTGAGTCCCCTCGGTAGTTTGAATCCGTCACTGCTCATCAGTGATCGGGTTTCGCAGCCCGGACTCTATAGGCGCACAACGTCACCTTCGAAAGCAGATTACCCATGTCTGTGATTTCGTCAGAGGTGGCTGTGCGTGGGAGACCTTCGGGTCTGCCGGTCCCTAGAGTCCCGGTCTGCGAACCCGCGTACAGCTGCCACCCCATACTTCGTTTCGCAGCGAAGGGTGGTAGCTCCAACAGACTCTAGGAGCTTTATCATGGTCAAAATTACACCGAACCCGCCAACTGCGGACGAACATGAGTCTCGCGTTCAGTCTGCTCGTAACAAGAAGCTTGATGATGCTGCGAACCGGGCCTTGGATTTTTATCTGAAGCCTACGCCGAAGAAAGAAACGTCTGACAAATCCAACACCATCTTCCGTATCGCACCGGATGTTGATTCGGAATGTCTGCTTGCCAATCTCAGCGAGAACCTGGCTTCGGCGAATGCCATGATCAGTGATTTGGCGTTTGATCTTGAGGGATCGCGACGGCGTGTTGCGATGGGGATTTTGCAGGTGATTGAGTTGAGTGAGCTGTTGGCTAATCGGGCTTTGGATATTGTTGAGGTGAGGTAGCAAGGGGTCGCGCTTACCCCAGATATGAAAAAAGGTCTTGCAGGGCAAGACCTTTTTTACATTTGAATATCAGGACGCACGGTCGCCAGGAGGGCACAGAAACTGTGCAAATACCTCTTGCACAGTCCCTGCAGCCGCAGCCGCGGTACTAGCTTGCGATAGCGCAACATATATGATGCTGACGCACCGCATCCACGAGCAAACCCTTTCCCCGGGCTGAGTCTACTCACGGTAGCGGTTCATCAGTCAACAGGTCAGCAGCCTGTTGACCAATCTGCACCGACAAAACCCCAGCACCCAGCGTCATCGCCTTGCGCCTTTGCCTACAACTGCGCCAGAATTCGCCAGCTTGTGCATCTTGAGTCCGCTCAGCGCCACCGCTAATCAGTGATCGGGGGGCGCAGCCAGATCTTCGGTGCACAACGTCACTTCGGAAAGCAAATCGCGCTCCCATGCCTATGATTTCGTCTGAAGTGGCTGTGCGTTGGAGACCCTCTCGGGTCTGCCGGTTCCTTAATATCGGTCTTTGACCCCGCGCACAGCTGCCCTAATGCTTCGTTTCGCGGCGAACGGTTGTAGCTTTTGTAGTTCGACTTATGATGTGATGAATGGTTTGTTTTTTTTGGCTGCTAATTGATTATGTAGGTTGGTGTAGAAATGGGAGAGAAAGAGGTTAAGTCATTAGTGCTTAACTCGCTTTTAATGTCAGGGCACATTGCTCAATCAACTCTGGTTTTTAGTGAGATGAGTTTGGCAAAAAAAGTTAGACGGGTAGATCTGGGTTTTATTCAGGGAAGTGAAATGGTGGCAATAGAAGTGAAGAGTGAAAAGGATTCTTTGTTTCGATTATTAGGTCAGGTGGATGAGTATCGAAAATATTTCGATCGTGTTGTGGTTGCAGTGGCGCCCAAGTTTACTAAAAGCGTGCTGACGGTTGCTGAGGATGATGTTGCTGTATGGGAGGTTTCTAGCGGTGGGCTGAGAGTTGTTCGTAAGGGCAGGTTGATAAAGAATATTTCTAAAGAGAGTTATATTGATCTAATGACGAAGAGAGAAATCTCCATTTTGGCTAAGAGGGTGGGGGTGAAGCCGGAGAAGTTTGCGATGTATGAGTTAAAAATTGAGGTTCTAAATCGGCTGAGGAAAGCATCCAAGGCTGATATTAAGGAAATATTGCTTAATGGTATCCAAAAGAGGTTCGGGCTGGCCTCCAATAGATTTTTGTCTAAAGTATGCTCCTCAGGGAATGTAAGCGTTGCAGATGTTGCTTTACTGAGCCCATATCTAACCCGGCTAGAAAGCTTGGCCTGATAAGTTTTAATCAGTCCATTCTTCATCTGTGTTTATTTCACTAGGTTCTGAGTTGTAGTGTAGTTGGTTGAATAAATGAATATTGATGCGAGCAGCAGTCGACTTTAGTGCGCTATAAATTCCAAAATCATTGCTTTCAGATGTTATTTCAATTTGTTGTGTGCCCCAGAGCCGAAGTTCAGGAATCCAGTAGTCGCCCTCAGTGATTTCCTTCGCGATTTCAATGTACGCTGCTTTTCGTCTTTCTTTTGCGTTAGGTGCGTTGTCATCCACCTCGCGTCTTACAAATTTCCAATCTTTTTTTAATGGATAATCTATTCGAGGGGGAGGGGTCCCCGCTCCACCATCTTGTTTCTGCGCACGAGCGCTTCCTCTGTCCGAGTATACTAAAGGCTTGAATAAGCCTTCCTCTGCTATTTTGTTGAATAGTATTCTCTCATATATCGAGTTGTCTCCTCTGTGTTGTCCAGCAAATCCAGAAGGAAAAGAAGAAGCGCTAATTGATATAGTAAGATCTTGTATTGCCGCTTTTGATTCATGCATGAACTTCTCTAGAAGGGGGATCCTCTCGATAAAAGTTGCGTCAATGCTGGCTAGGTCATAGATGATTAAGATGTTTTCGGCTTTTGTTAGGTTTAATGCCTCAGTTAAGCGTTGATGCTTCGCGATGTTTTTTTCATTTGGGCTAATTCTTATAACTAATCCACGGCCGAGGGACGATAGTTTGACTATCTGTTCCTCAAGGTTGTCCAGGTTTTCATGCCTTAGGCAAGGGATGGTATTTTCACGGGTTTTGATGAACTGATACCAATTGTCATATGCATTATTTGCGTTGAGGAGATGTAGAATTTCTTGAAATACAGGCTTTTCGGGATAGGCGCCGGTGAACAGAAATACCTTATTTTGCGTCAAAAAATTTTCATCAATATCCGCGATCCAGGGGCGCTGACCGATAGCTGTGTCAATTCGTTTTAATGTACTTTCCAAACGATGGGAATTAAGCCATCCCCTTAAGGAGAATACCGGCAGCAAAGAGTCTTTATCTTTGTCTGGGAGTTGCTCTATGGCTGTCATTTCGGCGTTGCTAATTGCTAGAATTGGAATGTAGTTCCAGTTTGAAAATACTGGTTGCATAATTACTGTTTTCCCAATCTGATTTTTATAGCGGCGAGCGAAACTTGTGCAAGTTCAGCTATTTTTTTATATCTTTCGTCTGGCTTAAAGTTGCCAAAAGAATCTAATGCAGATTGAATTAGATGTGCTGGCATAATTATGTCGGCGGCAAGCCTGTTTGCTTCTCGTTCTAGATCGTCAGTCAGTCTTGAACGGTAAAGTACATCATCAGTAATGCCGCTAGCTAATCGGTCGCGGTGTAAAAGAAAATGTGCGATTTCATGCGCTATTGTAAAGCGTTGTCGCTCTTTAACATCGTGGCGGTTAACTTTTACTGTGATAATTCCATCAGTTTCTCTTATCTCGCCGGAAATAGAGCCAGGCATAGTAGATTTTAATACAGATATACCAAATTCTTTGGCAATTGCACCAACTGTTATTGGCAAGGATTCTTGGTGTTTAGATATGGCTGCTCTTTGGTCGTCTGATAATGCTTTCCATTCGGGTGAGGTTCTCAACGCTCTCTCTCCTCATCTGCGATGTCGTCTGGCATATATATCCCTCTATATACTACATTTTCGACTGCGTTCTGAATGAGCTTGTCGAATCTGTTTTCTTCGATGAGCTTTATTATGTTTCTTTCTGTTGCGGCAGGGAGTTCTATTTTGGTGATTAACTCTACAGTCGCTTTAGCGGTGGTGCGGGCATCTTTTTTTGCTTCTTTTTTGATGTTGCTGTATCCAAGGATGGATAATATCGCGATCAATACGCCCAAAACGGTAATTATTACGGATACAGCCGCTAGAACCAATGTTGCGGCGCTCGTGTCTTCGGGTTTTTTTAGTGAGATGACTTCTTTTTCAAGGTGTCTTATTTTTTCGGTCTGAACTCTTATTTCAAGCTCTAATTTACTTATGTCACGAATAGATTTTTCGGTATTCTCTTGAGCGGTGCTTGTAATTAGTTTTATTATCTCGGAGGTGTTGGCGGTAGCTTGCGCCAGCACTTCTTTGGAGGGGGCAGGTTCTGGAATTGTTTGTGCTCTCGCGATATTTAAATTTAAGCTAAGAAATATTATAAGCAGTATGGCGAAAGCGGATCCTGGTGCTCTATTATTTGAGTATGCAATAAGATGCCTGGCCACTAAGCTATAGCTTAAAGTTTGTCTGGGCTGTTTGCACATTACGCGAGTTAGCCGGCTACTTATCTGACGCGATTGAGAATTGTTTTCTAAGTCTTGGGGCTTAAGAGCATATGGCACGAGCGGCGATAATTTTTGCATGCTTTTGGCTACCACTAGCTTCCTTCGCTGTCCTATAGCGTCCATAACCTTTCTCCTTCGTTTCGCCTATTCCCCCTGAATGTCCACGTGGCACCCTACTTTAGCCGGGGATTTTCCTTGGCACAGCGCGGTTTAGATTGCTGGTCTATGCTAAGCGCAGTTCAGCCGCCATCAGTTTGCCATTAAAATATGTCCAGCATCAATGATGTCGCTCGTAATATGCGGTGCTAACGAGCAATGCACGCTCATCGACCGACAAGACGCACCATGGGACGCTGTGCTGTCTATCCTACAAAACTCTAGAAATCTCTTTGTTAGCGTATGCTTTATTTTTGACTGGTTTGGTAGCGATCCTTGACCTCTGCAACGCTCAGCCATTTGCGGCGTGAATGCACCACTCGGTGACAATTGGCACATAACAATGCGAGGTCCACGAGCTTGGTTTTATCGCCAGGTTGGAGCGTATGCAGTGGCTTGGTGTGGTGCACATCGATAACGCCTTCGACGTCCGGGCCGTATGTTTTGCTGAAGCTGAAACCACAGGCTTCGCACTGGAGAACACCGTGCTTCTTGAGGGCTTCGTCCTTTTTTCGTTTTACGAGTTTTTTGTCCCTTTCCCGTACACGGTGCACGCGAGTTAACACTTTTCCTTCCTCTGCTTCGAAGAAGCCCGGTTCTTCCTCCGCACTCAGATCCATTGGCGTAGTAGAAGAAGTGGTTCCGACGTTCGCCTTGATGGCTGCTACGACTTCGGCCAGACGCTCGGGATTATTAGCAAACTCCAGCCATACCAATTCCTCGTCCTTATTTCCTTTTGCAAGACCTGTGCGACCAGTGTTGGTGTAGCTCGGATCCCAACGACGGAAATTGTTGAGCTTCATGCAAACACCATTGGTGTTACGAAAGCTCTGGTTCTTACTCACGCCGGTGGCATTACCGATGAGATTAAGACTCTCTGATAAGGCTCGGACTTCTGGATGGTTCACGCCGGGTAAACCATTGCGGTGAAGAAGGTACAGGTTCAGGGCTAGGACGAGTTCGTCGCGGCTCCAGGGCGGGTTGGATTGATTGCTGGTAGGTGAAGAAGGCATGGTGGGGGCTATCCGTAGGGTTCCCGTTTCGCTGTAGGAAACAGCGCAAGATGCCGTAAGAATATTCTCTTCTAGTGGCGTTTGGGAATCATACGGCGTTCGAATGGCCTCTACCTTGAGGACGGAGGATTTCTTGCACGAGCGTAGTTGGGCTGACAGACGAAGCTCGGATGGGGATCGGATATTCAGACATTAAAAAGCCGGCTTATGGCCGGCTTCTCGTTGACTAACTCAGTTCGTTTTTGACAAACCTCACCAGCCTTCAAAACGTACATCCGGCTCTTGCGGCCGGCTGTGGGACTTGGTCAGAAAGTGATCTGCCTTGTCGGTGCGAGGCGTGGGCTCGCAAATGTGGGGCGGAGGATACTCGGGTTTTTGGCAGAATCCCAGTGGTAAGTGGTGTGGAATCATTGGGTTAGGGGGGATTCAGGTAAAAAAGCAGGGGGCTGCTGCGCAGCCCAGCGGGAGCAAGCTCCCTCGCCACAAAAGCTCCTCACTACAAAGCTCCTCACCACAAGGCGCTTTGCCTGTCTTTCCGTTCGGGTGGGTTAGTCGCACACCGGCGGTCTCTGTTTGTTGAGGGTGGACCACCAGAACACCCAGCCGATCACCCGTATTTTCTGTGCCTCGATCTGTTCGGCGCTGAAGACTTCGTCCGGGTAGGCCGCGCTGTTGTGGCTGCGCAGGCGCAGTCGGTTGCCGGGTATGCGGTGCAGGTATTTGATGCGGAGCATGCCGTCGTGTTCGAGGGCGTAGATTTGGCCGTCGACGATTTGGGTCAGGCCGCGGTCGATGGCGAGGGTGGAGCCGTCTTCGATGCGTTCGGCCATGCTGTCGCCGACCATGGTGAGGCAGATGGCGTCGCTGGGGTTTATTTCCAGGGTTTCGAGGTGGCTGCGGGGCAGGCGGATGGATTGGTCAGGGATTTCGACGATGTGGGTTTTGGTTTCGCCGGGGGCGATGGGGGCTTCCTTATAGAAAGGCAGTTCGATGTCCGTGGGTTCCAGCACGCTGTAGACGCCATCGTTTTCGGCCGCCTCATAGGTGGTGCCGGGGCCGAGGCCCAATGGGGTTTGCGGGCCTTCGCCGTGGGCGAGCCATTCCGGGCTGACGGTCAGCAGGCTGGCGATGGAGTGGATGCGCCCTGGCGGGATGCCACGGTTGAACCAGTTGTTCACGTGTTGGGATTTCACGCCGTATAACTTCGCGAAGTCGGCGGATCGGATGTTCGCTTCTTTTAGAAGGGCTCGGAAGCGGTCGCCACTGGAAAGTATTTTCATAAACGGAAAGTTTAGGGGCGACTGTGTTTTCGGCAATAAACATGTCGTTCAAATATATAAGACGATCTTTCCGTTTTTGGGATTTGAAAGGCGCGGGCTAAACGTGGGTAAACGGTGTTAATACAGCTTCGTATTAGAAACCATTAAGGCATAAAAAACCCCGGGGCAAACCGGGGTTCTTTTCAAGTTTGTTTCAGCCTTTGTAGGCGGCAACCGACTTGGTGATCGCTTCGCGGGCGGCGTCTGCGCCGGCCCAGCCTTCAATCTTGACCCACTTGCCTTTTTCGAGGTCTTTGTAGTTCTCGAAGAAGTGTTCGATCTGCTGGATCAGCAGTGGCGGCAGGTCGGTGTATTCCTTCACGTCGACGTACAGTTGCGACAGTTTGTCGTGTGGCACTGCGATGACTTTGGCATCGCCGCCGCCGTCGTCGGTCATGTTCAGGATGCCGACTGGACGGGCGCGGATGACCGAGCCTGGGGCCACTGGGTATGGGGTCACGACCAGCACGTCGAGGGGGTCGCCGTCGTCGGCCAGGGTGTTGGGGATGTAACCGTAGTTGGCCGGGTAGAACATGGGGGTGGCCATGAAACGGTCAACGAACAGGCAGTCGCTGTCTTTGTCGATTTCGTATTTGATCGGGGCGTGGTTGGCCGGGATTTCGATCGCGACGTAGATGTCGTTCGGCAGGTCTTTGCCAGCCGGAAT of Pseudomonas fluorescens contains these proteins:
- a CDS encoding homoserine dehydrogenase: MTEYKLALVGFGGVNRALAQLIAERNESWKTDLGFTLKIVGVTDLFLGSVMDRHGLDAASLARLPATQGAMAQLPGGTVDALNEAVIKDCGADIIAEATFTNPVDGEPATSFCRWALERGKHVVTTNKGPIALHGAELKALAQRNNVAFEYEGSVMSGTPVIRLAKQSLAGSSISGFEGILNGTSNFVLTCMEGGLGFAEAVKKAQELGYAEADPTADVEGHDVRLKIVILANELLDAKLTVNDVTCSGISALSLADIEKARHDGARWKLIGAATRQADGSISASVEPRLLSNDHPLASVSGATNAVSFTSELLGAVTVSGPGAGRTETAFALLSDIIHIHQSATRKQEHNL
- a CDS encoding aldehyde dehydrogenase family protein codes for the protein MNVSRLALAVVEPHIEVLNPFDGSVVGTVADLKASEVPQLLETGRNGVKACALLPRHRRASILEQAALNIERDAKAFARLIVDEAGKTLKQAEKEVKRCVNTLKLSAEEAKRNAGEIVPFDAYEGAESRQGWFTRDPLGLIVAITPYNDPLNLVAHKLGPAIAGGNAVILKPSELAPLSALKLVSYLVAAGLPETVVTVATGGAELGKTLVAARDVRMISFTGGFVTGEQIARTAGLKKLAMDLGGNAPVIVMADCNLDAAVDSCISGAFWAAGQNCIGTQRLLIHAPIYAAFRERFVHQAQALVVGNPLLANTDIGPMITHQAAQNAEHVVNEALQQGATLLCGHRRQGACYAATVLENVDHASRLWRNEVFAPVVVLQPFETFDEAIALANEPDYALHAGIFTNDLSTAMSAARRIEAGGVMINDSSDFRFDAMPFGGSKYGSLGREGVRFAYEEMTQPKVVCLNTLG
- a CDS encoding glycoside hydrolase family 68 protein, with protein sequence MKTTTEKFGVTPHQPSLWTRADALKVRADDPTTTQPLVSADFPVLNNDVFIWDTMPLRDLDGNVTSVDGWSVIFTLTADRHPNDPQYLDEDGNYDILRDWNDRHGRAKMYYWFSRTGKNWEFGGRVMAEGVSPTAREWAGTPILLNDRGEVDLYYTAVTPGATIVKVRGRVVTTEHGVSMVGFEKVKPLFEADGKMYQTEAQNAFWGFRDPWPFRDPNDGKLYMLFEGNVAGERGSHKVGEAEIGDVPPGYEDVGNSRYQTACVGIAVARDADGDDWEMLPPLLTAVGVNDQTERPHFVFQDGKYYLFTISHTFTYGDGVTGPDGVYGFVADSLFGPYVPLNGSGLVLGNPSSQPFQTYSHYVMPNGLVTSFIDSVPTDETGTQIRVGGTEAPTVGMKIKGQQTFVVAEYDYGYIPPMLDVTLK
- a CDS encoding DUF6124 family protein: MVKITPNPPTADEHESRVQSARNKKLDDAANRALDFYLKPTPKKETSDKSNTIFRIAPDVDSECLLANLSENLASANAMISDLAFDLEGSRRRVAMGILQVIELSELLANRALDIVEVR
- a CDS encoding sce7726 family protein: MGEKEVKSLVLNSLLMSGHIAQSTLVFSEMSLAKKVRRVDLGFIQGSEMVAIEVKSEKDSLFRLLGQVDEYRKYFDRVVVAVAPKFTKSVLTVAEDDVAVWEVSSGGLRVVRKGRLIKNISKESYIDLMTKREISILAKRVGVKPEKFAMYELKIEVLNRLRKASKADIKEILLNGIQKRFGLASNRFLSKVCSSGNVSVADVALLSPYLTRLESLA
- a CDS encoding beta family protein — its product is MQPVFSNWNYIPILAISNAEMTAIEQLPDKDKDSLLPVFSLRGWLNSHRLESTLKRIDTAIGQRPWIADIDENFLTQNKVFLFTGAYPEKPVFQEILHLLNANNAYDNWYQFIKTRENTIPCLRHENLDNLEEQIVKLSSLGRGLVIRISPNEKNIAKHQRLTEALNLTKAENILIIYDLASIDATFIERIPLLEKFMHESKAAIQDLTISISASSFPSGFAGQHRGDNSIYERILFNKIAEEGLFKPLVYSDRGSARAQKQDGGAGTPPPRIDYPLKKDWKFVRREVDDNAPNAKERRKAAYIEIAKEITEGDYWIPELRLWGTQQIEITSESNDFGIYSALKSTAARINIHLFNQLHYNSEPSEINTDEEWTD
- a CDS encoding ImmA/IrrE family metallo-endopeptidase; the encoded protein is MRTSPEWKALSDDQRAAISKHQESLPITVGAIAKEFGISVLKSTMPGSISGEIRETDGIITVKVNRHDVKERQRFTIAHEIAHFLLHRDRLASGITDDVLYRSRLTDDLEREANRLAADIIMPAHLIQSALDSFGNFKPDERYKKIAELAQVSLAAIKIRLGKQ